From the genome of Plectropomus leopardus isolate mb unplaced genomic scaffold, YSFRI_Pleo_2.0 unplaced_scaffold2413, whole genome shotgun sequence:
ACCTGTTTGTAgcttcaggacattttctttaGCCAAGTGTTAATTTCTGAAAACAAAGCAGGGTAAGAAACACAATTTCACCCCACTAATAagtgtatttaaaagaaaagaaagacagaaggaaAATGGAATGAGTGGATTTGCAGAGACAGGACTTTAGTGGCTGCTCACTTTTCACCCTTCTTTACGCAAATTTTGAATTTACAGCCCAGCTCCCCTGCAGGACTGACTGATTAtaaaaattgctatttttgcagtgtgcatagtttgatttatttttatattaaaatgcatGGGATTTTCGATGTTCCGGGTGGGACTTAACACGACgaactttctctgtttttaggCAAGTCTGCAAAGAGTTCACAGACCTGCTGTCCCAGGACCGCTCGCCGCTGGGAAACTCACGGCCGCAGCCCATTCTTGAACCGGGAATCCAGAGCTGTTTGACCCACTTCAGTCTAATCTCGCACGGTTTCGGGACTCCGGCACTGTGCGCGGCAGTCACTGCCCTGCAGAACTATCTGACCGAGGCTATCAAAGCCATGGACAAAATGTACCTCAACAACAACCCCAACAGTCATTCAGATAACGGCACTAAAGGCGGAGACAAAGACGAGAAGCACAGAAAGTGATGTTTCCATGCCACCTTCACCGAGGGCCAAAGCCCAGGGCCCTTCTTCTACACCGACCCCCTCCCCGCCTCGCCCCGGCCCCCACCCattcaatataaatattataaatacctTATAAATACTATTGATAAAGTTAAACGTGCCACTTCCTGATCTTGCGcggttttacatgttttgtttttacatcccactttggattcacgggggaaaaaacaacgcaagaatcttcttcttcttccaacACCTGAACCAtatgaaatgttatttaaaaaagagcaaaaaaaaaaaaagaaaagaaaaaaaagctgcagaggaACAGCTCCAGGGCGAGGAAAAAGGTGTATTGCCTCAGCCAGAGGACTTTTTTATGTACTCCCCTTATTTTTTATGAGCTGCAACGAATGGACTGAAATCCAGCGACCCCTCTATATCTCAATTTTACGATTGTGGCAAAAACGAAGCTAAAAGAGGATGAATTCTTATCAGTATTGTGAATAATaaacttgaaaaacaaagagaaattcCACAGAGCTCCATGTCATGACTTCAGTTGTagactctcactctctctctccaagCGACCAACTTGAACTTTTTGAATTTCAACACGATTCACGGTTATATAAGGGAATCAGTGttcatgtatgtatatatttatttatgtgtaatttAATGGGAATTGTAAATATGGTGCGTCTGttgaaacttctttttttttatttatctggtGCCTCCTGTTTTAGTGGGTTTGAATATTCGGTTAGTTCTTCATGTGATTTTATGGTTCTTAGAAAACAGAAGTTTGgggtatttttatttctctgggATATTTCAATTCAGCCCTCTTGTAGCATGTTGAGGCGACATTGAAGCAAGTGAACAAATTGAATAGAAATAAACTTCCatttctctctatatatatcatccttattcagtttttttttaatttgagacaGAGCATAGGTGAGACCCTGAGgagaactgtttttttgtgtttctattttcGTTTTTATACAAGCTTTTATGTGTTGTGCCAATCAGAATCACCTCTTGTTCTCTCCTTGAAGCACcataaaagcaataaatggaatattgtctttttttaatgttggaagacattcaaaaaaaaaaaacatttttttgggacCACCTGATATCTTGTTATGTCCGATAATGTCCAAAATTGGAGGCGGTTTTAGCTGTATTGTATAGACATGTGCTGGCAATAGTTCCCATGCCTGTCAATGTATTATAGTCCTTTGttgcccagaaaaaaaataaatatttgatacgCTTCATCTCGATTTTTATTcatatcttttaattttttattcactGCTTGAAACGCCccggtgttttttttattctatttttttttttgtcttagaTTTTTTCTCCCCCATTCTAACCGGCTACAGTAATTGAGTTTAAGTCTCCCCTGACGATTGCTCCTTGCAATAAGCAGCTGAACTCATTGTTTCCCTcaagtataataaaaaaaatcttactttaaACTCCCTAGTTCAGAGCACAGGATCTTATGCAGGCCAAATGGCTCACAACAATGGATATATTCGCGTTTGAAGTGTGCAGCGCCACCCCTCCAGCTAAAACCCTCTGAGATGTATATAGGCCTGGTGTGCAATGTTTGGTTGTTATAGGCTATATTtgggtcccccccccccctccccgtGTATTCTGTGCTGGAGCCTTACTCAAAGACATgcatcaaatatttgttatgTTGTTTGCCTCTCAGTGTAATCAATGCACAATCAGCGCTCAGtatgctggatttttttttttttttttaaatctatatatCTCGTGATATAACGAATCTCCTTTTCTAACTggtatttgtgtttgtctttgtggcTGACTGGGTCTATAAATGTGGCTATCACGCAGGCTGTAATAGCAAATCTGATGCTGGCCTTTGCTTTATTTTGcgtgcagagctgcagagtgcAGGGCCGTTGCATAACATTTGAGTTTGATTGTATATTGATGGCGTGGCACCTATAGCTCCCGAATCTATCTCGTCTGGAGCGTGAATCAGTCTGGTGATATATGCATCTTGTTTCTTGCTTTCCCCATTTCACTGTCTGGTAACCATGcagtttaaaatattgtaacaGAGagcacccccctcctcctctttctttctccaatCTCCTCAGCAGCCATATTTATTATCTGCATGATTTTCGGGGCCCTGGTTTAATtctgaggcttttttttctgcaggaggGTGAATGAAGCCTAACTGTACATGTCCTTGGCATAATTGCGATGCACAGTGCTGGAGCAGGTGAAGCGAGGCATTGTCTGTCAGGCCCTGTTTTTGTTGGCTCAGTCTTCAGATTGTGTGTGGGATCCTGTCCTCAGGCACAATAGCTCACTCATAAAGGGGAGAGACTACCCGGCTGCTCCTGCTATGGTGGATGTGAGGGGGGAATAGCATAAATAGTCACTTTAAGGGGGAAAACAATCGTGTTAAAGCAGCATTCATTGGTATTAGCGCAAAAAAAGGAAGCCCCCTCACGTGtgtcattaatgttatttaataaatttatcGGGGTTTGCTTGAATGAAAACAGGTTTTGGAGGGTGAAACGAACGCATTAGAAATAGTGGTATGTGTGACAATGGTGGATATTTTGTGCGCATTATTAGTGTGAGATGAGGAGGATCGCGAGGCCTGTaattgtgtctctctctgtgtaatGGAATTGGAGTGTTAAAGAAACTCCAAATCCTATTGTCTGACGTTTTGTTTACACCGATACTTGCCTATAATTTGCATACCTTTTTAATACAAAATTGTTATGTTAGCCTAATTTGATCTAAAACAGGTAGAGctagttttttttcataatgccTCACAGCGAGtcagtttcagttaaaaaaaaaaaaaaaagtgtgaaatttgAAGAGCCAGTCAGCAATACCCAGCTGATTTTGGCTAATTTAATCCATAACTGCTGCTTGTCTCAACTAAAGCAATTACAGCTGATTCCCGTATAGTAATTAATAAGTGTGAGGCCTGTTGTTATCAAATATTCTGGAGGATATGcgaaataaaatatatactaGGGGTTAAAGTGTGTGATTAAGCGTCTTTCTGTGGGCAGATGATGGTGCTCAAGTGTTCTTTCTATCTGTTCACTTCATACAGTGTTTCTCTGCTGGTGAAGACAGGTTCAGTGGGTTGCTGATATTTATAGTTTGAGGCAGAGATGTAATGAAGGACAAACAGACTTGTGTGCGCACTTTATtctgaatgtatttatttatttttaaaaagctgcaaatttaaataaatgatccATGTGTGCGGGATTAATTTGGAGCTTAAATGAATGCTTGtgtgcaaatatttttcatgctCCTCGCCTTCTATTGATCACTGTCTGCAGGGCAACTTTTCATCTCCGACCAGCTGCACATCACTGCTGCGCTCATCGCTCCAAACGCGTCCCATCCACTTTACGCGCCATGTTTGTGGTCAGAAAGTATTTAGTTGATGCTGCTGAGGTCACTGCTTGGTGAAAAAGAGTGTCTGCGTGGCCTAATTACCCCTGTAGCACAATCGCTACAACAGTCTGCACTGTAACGCTCGCAGGCGATGCTTTGGAGCTGCATGGGGGAAGAAAGATATAGGGCAACAGCCTTCAAGGCCCAGATTTGTTCGCTGCACTGCCACAAATGTTATATCGGTGTGATTGGAATTTGATTTAAGCCCAGCTGTCCTGACATTTAAACAGAGGGATCTGATGGAGATTGAAGTGATTGTTTAAAGATGATCAGTCATTGCGCAGGATTtttggggaagaaaaaaaaacgccttTGCAAAGGATTAGTGTCCACACGGTGCTGGAAAGTTTCTCCTTATTGATGGAACAGAGATGTTTGGATAGAGGATATTGATGGACTACGCATGTTGATGCTCCAGAAGAGAGGAATACATGATAGAGAGCAGATGGTCACTTTATCGATACATTTTGTGCAAACACCGTACTTGTATCGGATTTGTTACCATAGGCGCATTTCAAAGTGCGGGCTTAACAGTAAGTGGCTTGGACAAGACGCAGGGTTCCTCTAAATGACATTTGATACGGTTATTGGTGCAATCGAATTATGTGACTTTAAAGTTTGCAACGAAGCGCAAAATGTCTAATTGTCCTCAACTCTGACATCAGCCGTCATTTTGGAGGCTTTTGGGCCCCCTTGCCTGGCGTTGACCCCCCTCTATGGGCCCCTTGCCCACTCTGCGAGCCAGGGCTCAGAAGCCAAGAGAGGTCAATGACTCCAGCAAATCATCAAATCACCCTTGATTACTTGAGACATTAGGTAATCGATTAGAAAACATTAAGTGACTTTGAATAAACAAAGGGACTCCTGATAGGCGCTTCGAGCTCAATAATTCGAGTGCAATATGGCTCATTCCCAAAAAAATCAGAGGTGTTTAATTAGATGACATCTGCAAAAAGTGCGAACGCCTCTctgcacgcgcgcgcgcgcgcgcgcgcgcgcacacacacacacacacacacacacacactattatttttaatggtttataTTTGCCAATTTGAATCAAGTAATGCCTTctaaacaataaatattattttagcgCTGTGACAACACTTATCAGAAATCACTGTTGTCCTCCAGTCACCTATCAAGCACTGAGGTCTGCCAATTTCATGGGCCTGTGTATCCCCGAATATATGAGAAAAGAGCggattaaaaatgtgttaatgtttCTCTCCACTTGgttaatgcagttttatattCTAGTTTTagtcattctctctctctttttctctgtctctctctctccctgcatcCTCTGCAGTCAGCCAGGGGGGGAGTGTCGCCCCGGGCCAAACATATGCTTCTTTCCATTGCACTAATCCAAATGCAGCGTGGAGGAATAATTGCTCGAGTGGCCGTGGCTTCGCAGGGGCTTTGTCCCTCACTGGCTCCCGTCAGCCAGGCACACGCCATTTCAAtcaaccctctctctctctctctctctctctctctctctctctccatccctctccctctttctctgaaTCAAACCCCAGACCTTTTATCAAACCAGACCCTCACGCTCCATAAGCACACAGCCacatcctttttatttttttgattccccccatgttgttgttgctgtcagGTCAACACATTTGGAGCACCATCTTCATTAATATTGACAGTGCACCACGTTGGCAGGCTTTATTGGCAAAACGGTCGCATGAGCAATgactacaaaatgaaaatgggttttggtgattttgtccGCGTCTCTGactattttagattttttttctcacaagaACCAAGTATTATTCAAGTCAAGAGGGGGGAAATCCACTTGGTCATCCAACCAGAAAGTTGACATAGCTGATTGTAAGTTGCTTTGATATCTGCAGAGCAATGGCTGTATATGCTGCTAGAAAAAGACACAACTGAAGTGACAAGCGACATGATGTGCAGAGCTTCACAGATGTTGCGTAAAGCTCGAGGCAGTTTGGGAATCTAAAATGCTGAgggccaatttaaaaaaaatctttactcGATTAGTAAGCAAACAATGTTAAcgtaaataatatattattcgttattattattattttattgttgtttttgattattcTAAAAGTAAttccaacaaaaaaatagtattaatagtagcactaataataataataataacaataataataataataatgctcaATATGTGACTTTTGAATATAactcaatttaatttaaatttatttaaattgaacatttcgaaaaaaaaaccctaaaatatatataaaacacaaatgttggGACATTCAGCTGGACTAACAGCGCGTATCAACCCTTCACACTGCGCAGAGTTTTTCTATCTGACTTTAAGTGATTGGATTTATTATAATAGGTGATTCGATAAgagaacaaaaatgtatttttccctgtgatgaattaaaaatacacagagtGTCTGCTTCACGTGTAAAGTCGACGAGAGTGCCCACCGGCCTGTGTTGTGTAgtgaacacacagacacccgGTGCTCTAACACCCCGTGTCATGCCTTGccttattttctgtgaatcaacGATGGAAAAATCACTCTAGTAAAATGGAGCATTTGCTAGGAAATCACATATTTCCACGGATAAGGAataagacagacacagagaaagagagagttgGGGGGGTAGGGGGTGTAGCAGCGGAGAGCCGTGGATGTGTCTGACTGAATTAATAGACATGATAATTTCACACTATTTCATAGTGAGCTATCTGTTCcatcacagcaaaataaaaggGTCACTGCGCAGCTGTGGCAAACCCCAAGCGTTATTATGAAGTTTGATGATAGACCCCcaccctttctttctttttttccctctccctctctctctttttttcttctctctggtACTTTGCTTCAGGCCAGCAATAGCTCGGGGCCACGCCGGTGCCTCCCCATGATAAAGGACTTATACTCTGTCTGTGCGCAAAGAAAGCCGCAGCAGCTTCTCTCTCCTGAACCTAATCAACTCACTGGCTTGGCCCTTTAACGATTGGTATACACCCCccgcctctgtctctctctttctccatccctctctttcttccctttctctgcctctctttctttctgtgagttgctgcagatttttttgggcAATTATTTGTTTATCCTTATGCCCCCAagcaatactactactactaataataatactaataatactaataataataataataataatgatgataaatggCAAAAAGGTGTCATATAAATAGGCCATAAAATGCTATAAAGTAAATAATgatcaaaacagaaacagttaGCGTA
Proteins encoded in this window:
- the LOC121966355 gene encoding transcription factor AP-2-alpha-like, with the translated sequence QVCKEFTDLLSQDRSPLGNSRPQPILEPGIQSCLTHFSLISHGFGTPALCAAVTALQNYLTEAIKAMDKMYLNNNPNSHSDNGTKGGDKDEKHRK